In Nonomuraea sp. NBC_00507, the following are encoded in one genomic region:
- a CDS encoding ADP-ribosylglycohydrolase family protein, whose product MDGQDRVRGCLLGGAIGDALGAPIEFASLREIRKHHGPDGVSGYVADWRGKTGLITDDTQMTLFTVEGLVRADHASGSSAAVAGGAPVAASPGAGDTGVAAASDAEVVEAVRQAYLRWYDTQSHDAPPPADQPHRTGRLREEGWLYSRRAPGNACLSGLRRPFPGPSPLGEPGPVNPDSKGCGTVMRSAPFGLFRTPSDPRSAFETAAACAQITHGHPTGYLAAGAFAAIIAYLIAGEALEPAVHRTLELLADYRAHEETTAALRAALELGGPPSPERVESLGGAWVAEEALAIGVYCALAETSVERALLLSVNHSGDSDSTGSVCGNLLGTLHGAAALPPAWLRPLEGRDTIERLAAELA is encoded by the coding sequence ATGGATGGTCAGGATCGAGTCCGGGGTTGCCTCCTCGGCGGCGCGATCGGCGACGCGCTCGGGGCGCCCATCGAGTTCGCATCGTTGCGGGAGATCCGCAAGCATCACGGCCCGGATGGCGTTTCCGGATATGTCGCCGATTGGCGCGGCAAAACGGGTCTCATCACCGACGACACCCAGATGACGCTCTTCACGGTCGAAGGCCTCGTCCGCGCCGATCACGCTAGCGGATCATCGGCGGCGGTGGCCGGCGGCGCGCCGGTGGCGGCGTCCCCAGGAGCAGGCGACACGGGAGTCGCGGCGGCAAGCGACGCGGAAGTGGTCGAGGCCGTGCGGCAGGCATACCTGCGCTGGTACGACACCCAGAGCCACGACGCTCCCCCGCCCGCAGACCAGCCGCACCGTACGGGGCGGCTGCGCGAGGAGGGCTGGCTGTACTCGCGCCGGGCGCCCGGCAACGCCTGCCTGTCGGGGTTGCGCCGGCCCTTTCCCGGCCCGTCGCCCCTTGGCGAGCCGGGGCCGGTGAACCCGGACTCGAAGGGCTGCGGCACCGTGATGCGCTCGGCCCCCTTCGGCCTGTTCCGTACGCCGTCCGACCCCCGGTCGGCCTTTGAGACGGCGGCGGCGTGCGCGCAGATCACCCATGGCCATCCCACCGGCTACCTGGCGGCGGGGGCGTTCGCGGCGATCATCGCCTACCTGATCGCGGGCGAGGCCCTGGAACCCGCCGTGCACCGCACGCTGGAGCTGCTGGCCGACTACCGGGCGCACGAGGAGACCACGGCGGCGCTGCGCGCGGCGCTCGAGCTCGGCGGCCCGCCTTCCCCCGAGCGGGTGGAGTCGCTGGGCGGGGCGTGGGTGGCCGAGGAGGCGCTGGCCATCGGCGTCTACTGCGCCCTGGCCGAGACCTCCGTCGAGCGTGCGCTGCTGCTGTCGGTCAACCACTCCGGGGACAGCGACTCGACCGGCTCGGTCTGCGGCAACCTGCTGGGCACGCTGCACGGCGCCGCCGCCCTGCCGCCCGCCTGGCTGCGTCCGCTGGAAGGCCGCGACACGATCGAGCGCCTGGCCGCCGAGCTGGCCTGA
- a CDS encoding Xaa-Pro dipeptidyl-peptidase, whose amino-acid sequence MPQLRPALIAVALTLAIATPAQATAGPALTIENGRTQPVFSYADAIREHVYVESTVDSDLDGKLDKVRVDIIRPKESGPGLKVPVIIDESPYYDNSGRGNEGERKVYDAAGNVAKFPLFYDNYFVPRGYAVLNVDMLGTTRSEGCPDIGGKADVLGGKAVIDWLNGRAKAYKADGAPAVADWTTGNAAMIGKSYDGTLANAVAATGVEGLKTIVPISAISSWYKYQRSNGVIYNYDYASWLANYVDTDPEAKCKPVRDKMDAEDGDDTGNYNPFWAERDYIKGLLGDASKVKASVFVIHTVNDLNVKPDNFSAWWKALADRDVPRKIWVGQTQHVDPFDFEGRRGLWVDTLHRWFDRWLHGVDNGIMRESRADVEVGPAKWITQRDWPAPFAMKATLRPAPDGSLGLKPAAKNSTASFTDVAMSETAMVADVGTPNPGRVAFTTGALPLDLRLSGTPTADLRVKLDKPTSNLTALLVDFGEDTRVDWRRGQGITTLTEEDCHGESTAADDACYKKVVTNVATRPLEIVARGWIDVQNRFSLSQAAPLPVGTYGTVKWLTLPQDYIFKKGHRIGLVIAGTDSTYSGETGTGAGVTVDLAQSSVVVPFALTTPLADVPQDKARFHGPDRIELPKPESAFQFF is encoded by the coding sequence GTGCCACAATTACGCCCGGCCCTCATCGCCGTCGCCCTCACCCTGGCGATCGCGACGCCAGCGCAGGCCACTGCCGGACCTGCCCTCACCATCGAGAACGGCCGTACGCAGCCGGTCTTCTCCTATGCGGACGCGATCCGCGAGCACGTGTACGTCGAGTCCACTGTCGACAGCGACCTGGACGGCAAGCTCGACAAAGTACGTGTGGACATCATCAGGCCCAAGGAGTCCGGCCCCGGACTCAAGGTGCCCGTGATCATCGACGAGAGCCCGTACTACGACAACTCGGGCCGCGGCAACGAAGGCGAGCGCAAGGTCTACGACGCCGCCGGAAATGTCGCGAAATTCCCCCTCTTCTACGATAACTACTTCGTCCCCCGCGGCTACGCCGTCCTCAACGTCGACATGCTCGGCACCACCAGGTCCGAGGGCTGCCCCGACATCGGCGGCAAGGCCGACGTGCTGGGCGGCAAGGCCGTCATCGACTGGCTGAACGGCCGCGCCAAGGCGTACAAGGCCGACGGCGCCCCCGCCGTGGCCGACTGGACGACCGGCAACGCCGCCATGATCGGCAAGTCGTACGACGGCACCCTGGCCAACGCCGTCGCCGCCACCGGCGTCGAGGGCCTGAAGACCATCGTGCCGATCTCGGCGATCAGCTCCTGGTACAAGTACCAGCGCTCGAACGGCGTGATCTACAACTACGACTACGCCTCCTGGCTGGCCAACTACGTCGACACCGACCCCGAGGCCAAGTGCAAGCCGGTCCGCGACAAGATGGACGCCGAGGACGGCGACGACACGGGCAACTACAACCCGTTCTGGGCCGAGCGCGACTACATCAAGGGCCTGCTCGGCGACGCCTCCAAGGTCAAGGCCAGCGTCTTCGTCATCCACACCGTCAACGACCTCAACGTCAAGCCGGACAACTTCTCCGCCTGGTGGAAGGCCCTGGCCGACCGGGACGTGCCGCGCAAGATCTGGGTCGGCCAGACCCAGCACGTGGACCCGTTCGACTTCGAAGGCCGCAGAGGGCTCTGGGTGGACACCCTGCACCGCTGGTTCGACCGCTGGCTGCACGGCGTCGACAACGGGATCATGAGGGAGTCCCGCGCCGACGTCGAGGTCGGGCCGGCGAAGTGGATCACTCAGCGCGACTGGCCGGCGCCGTTCGCGATGAAGGCGACGCTGCGTCCCGCGCCCGACGGCTCGCTCGGGCTCAAGCCCGCCGCCAAGAACAGCACCGCCTCGTTCACCGACGTCGCCATGAGCGAGACCGCCATGGTGGCCGACGTGGGCACCCCGAATCCGGGACGGGTGGCGTTCACCACCGGCGCGCTCCCGCTCGACCTGCGCCTGTCCGGCACACCCACCGCCGACCTGCGGGTCAAGCTGGACAAGCCCACCTCTAACCTGACCGCCCTGCTCGTCGACTTCGGCGAGGACACCCGCGTCGACTGGCGCCGCGGCCAGGGCATCACCACGCTCACCGAGGAGGACTGCCACGGCGAGAGCACCGCGGCCGACGACGCCTGCTACAAGAAGGTCGTCACGAACGTGGCCACCCGTCCGCTGGAGATCGTCGCCCGCGGCTGGATAGACGTGCAGAACCGCTTCTCGCTCAGCCAGGCCGCGCCGCTGCCCGTCGGCACGTACGGCACGGTGAAGTGGCTGACGTTGCCGCAGGACTACATCTTCAAGAAGGGCCACAGGATCGGCCTGGTGATCGCGGGCACCGACTCCACCTACAGCGGTGAGACCGGAACCGGCGCCGGCGTCACCGTCGACCTGGCCCAGAGCAGTGTCGTCGTGCCGTTCGCGCTGACCACGCCGCTGGCCGACGTGCCGCAGGACAAGGCCAGGTTCCACGGACCCGACCGGATCGAGCTGCCCAAGCCCGAATCCGCGTTCCAGTTCTTCTAA
- a CDS encoding RNA polymerase sigma factor translates to MWRTLSDDARQAIRDLCDKHGARLYDYCRTELAAGDAEQAVAGALLTAHLYADRVMDPALRRPWLYGVARAHRAIVAKPASIGSWSRPGRMSELLPEALLSLDRPQRELLDLSVRHGLSDAELAVIFELGAADVRAVVTQAAAGLEGWFAAIMAARGSGGCPDLTARMAEWVAAPGRRARARIGRHIQSCAICRAAPRTMTAGALLRRLPITTLPGTLPNRLASAQPLPGEGPVWRRDGFPVQARTLVETGPKEPGPMQTGAAAVPPVPGSTPHVPVPGSTSHVPVADPTTATPGEPWSAAGAAAADQEQPAAPPVRGRHPFTPPSRTRAFRGGVNGDKLVYSAALKGESNGFHKPEGEIIRYGGITLSDELADLQSRQWQEYWRDRSGDDDPEAGAPIRAVARLALILGVGLLAAGLVWAMLNAREHPATITRAASQPSVLLEDPRAPGVPQVTTAAQSSLTSVRWSNWR, encoded by the coding sequence ATGTGGCGAACCCTGTCGGACGACGCTCGCCAGGCCATTCGCGACCTGTGCGACAAACATGGAGCCCGGCTCTATGACTACTGCCGCACCGAGCTCGCCGCGGGCGACGCCGAGCAGGCCGTCGCCGGCGCGCTGCTGACGGCGCACCTGTACGCCGACCGCGTCATGGACCCGGCCCTGCGCCGGCCCTGGTTGTACGGGGTGGCCAGGGCACACCGCGCGATCGTGGCCAAGCCCGCGAGCATCGGCTCCTGGTCACGCCCAGGACGCATGTCGGAGTTGCTCCCCGAGGCCCTGCTGTCCCTGGACCGCCCGCAGCGGGAGCTGCTCGACCTGTCGGTGCGGCACGGCCTGTCCGACGCCGAGCTGGCCGTGATCTTCGAGCTCGGCGCGGCCGACGTACGGGCCGTCGTGACGCAGGCCGCGGCCGGCCTCGAGGGGTGGTTCGCCGCGATCATGGCCGCCCGCGGCAGTGGCGGCTGCCCGGATCTGACGGCGCGGATGGCGGAGTGGGTCGCGGCGCCCGGGCGACGGGCCAGGGCCAGGATCGGCCGCCACATCCAGTCCTGCGCGATCTGCCGGGCCGCGCCCAGGACCATGACGGCGGGCGCGCTCCTGCGCCGGCTGCCGATCACGACGTTGCCCGGCACGCTTCCCAACCGGCTGGCCTCGGCCCAGCCGCTGCCTGGCGAGGGGCCTGTCTGGCGGAGGGACGGCTTTCCTGTGCAGGCCCGCACGCTGGTGGAGACCGGTCCCAAGGAGCCCGGCCCCATGCAGACGGGCGCGGCGGCGGTCCCACCGGTTCCCGGCTCCACGCCGCACGTCCCGGTTCCCGGCTCCACCTCGCACGTCCCGGTCGCCGACCCCACGACGGCGACTCCGGGAGAGCCCTGGTCGGCGGCGGGCGCGGCTGCCGCCGACCAGGAGCAACCCGCCGCACCCCCCGTGCGCGGCCGGCACCCGTTCACGCCGCCCAGCCGCACGCGGGCCTTCCGCGGCGGTGTCAACGGCGACAAGCTGGTCTACAGCGCCGCGCTGAAGGGCGAGAGCAACGGGTTCCACAAGCCTGAGGGCGAGATCATCCGGTACGGCGGGATCACCCTGAGCGACGAGCTGGCCGATCTCCAGAGCCGGCAGTGGCAGGAATACTGGCGTGACCGCTCCGGCGACGACGACCCCGAGGCCGGGGCGCCCATCAGGGCGGTGGCCAGGCTCGCGCTGATCCTGGGCGTGGGTCTGCTGGCGGCCGGGCTGGTGTGGGCGATGCTGAACGCCCGCGAGCACCCGGCCACGATCACCAGGGCCGCCTCGCAGCCGAGCGTGCTGCTCGAGGACCCCCGAGCTCCGGGGGTGCCCCAGGTCACCACCGCCGCGCAGTCCAGCCTGACGAGCGTGCGTTGGAGCAACTGGCGGTAA
- a CDS encoding FAD-dependent oxidoreductase — translation MNGVIVVGAGPAGLTAALSLARAGIPVTVLERESEPIRQPRACTFHPATLDLLDELGVAAQLVAKGRVVDRVQWRDRSGIVLAEMGMNRLDGLTRHPFRIHADQTALTPLLLAALNVYPGVDVRFGTRVDGVAEGGTGIRVRVGHTWARARYMIAADGAHSTVRGSLGLPFPRSGYPTQALRVFTDSPLDRLLPSLAPLTYVRDVQQSCTLLALPDHWRIIFKIPVDSHEPLSPANLSLLVRRSLPGASGPIHVTGADRFGLSRGVLTSYRCGRVMFVGDAAHLTSTVGGLNMNAGIHDAAEVGQVIAAVLGGFAPPAALEAWAWRRRSVLMQRVVPRGETRLAGVREHDSARLAAAMAGLRAIAGDPDATRAYLAQASLLDMTVPGKT, via the coding sequence ATGAACGGCGTCATCGTGGTGGGAGCGGGGCCGGCGGGGCTGACCGCGGCGCTCTCCCTGGCCAGGGCGGGGATCCCGGTCACCGTCCTGGAACGCGAGAGCGAGCCGATCCGGCAGCCGCGGGCCTGCACCTTCCATCCGGCCACTTTGGACCTGCTCGACGAGCTCGGCGTGGCCGCGCAGCTCGTCGCCAAGGGCCGCGTGGTCGACCGGGTGCAGTGGCGGGACCGGTCGGGGATCGTGCTGGCCGAGATGGGCATGAACCGGCTGGACGGGCTGACCAGGCATCCGTTCAGGATCCACGCCGACCAGACCGCGCTCACGCCGCTGCTCCTGGCGGCGCTCAACGTCTACCCCGGCGTCGACGTGCGGTTCGGCACCCGCGTGGACGGTGTGGCGGAAGGCGGCACAGGGATCCGGGTCCGCGTCGGCCACACCTGGGCGCGGGCCCGGTACATGATCGCCGCCGACGGCGCGCACAGCACGGTGCGCGGGTCCCTGGGGCTGCCGTTTCCCAGGTCCGGGTACCCGACGCAGGCGTTGCGGGTGTTCACCGACTCGCCGCTGGACCGGCTGCTGCCCAGCTTGGCGCCGTTGACGTACGTGCGGGACGTGCAGCAGTCGTGCACGCTGCTCGCGCTGCCGGACCACTGGCGGATCATCTTCAAGATCCCCGTCGACTCGCACGAGCCGCTGTCCCCGGCGAACCTGTCGCTGCTGGTGCGCCGGTCCCTGCCGGGGGCCAGTGGGCCGATCCATGTGACGGGCGCGGACCGGTTCGGCCTGTCGAGGGGCGTGCTGACCTCGTACCGGTGCGGGCGGGTCATGTTCGTCGGCGACGCCGCGCACCTGACCTCCACCGTCGGCGGCCTGAACATGAACGCGGGAATCCACGACGCGGCCGAGGTCGGTCAGGTGATCGCGGCGGTGCTGGGCGGCTTCGCCCCGCCCGCGGCGCTGGAGGCGTGGGCCTGGCGGCGGCGCTCGGTGCTGATGCAGCGAGTGGTGCCGCGCGGGGAGACGCGGCTGGCAGGCGTGCGCGAGCACGACAGCGCCAGGCTGGCCGCGGCCATGGCGGGATTGCGGGCGATCGCCGGCGACCCCGACGCGACCCGGGCCTATCTGGCGCAGGCATCCCTCCTGGACATGACGGTGCCGGGGAAGACGTGA
- a CDS encoding maleate cis-trans isomerase family protein: MRTGSARRGRVGVIVAPANPSAEPELTRLLGSRADMHVARLPVRRRLPLAERLEGYNDDLPLMVSAFDGLPLSAMVMACSEPRYLLGPDADRDQCAELSAMAGVPFASATLATREALDHVVVGDIVLVSPYQPWLTELAERFWKSAGLNVTRVVQVRAKDGYSSYAVTPAELINQVELAEVPGDAVLLFTGTGMATLPVLGPLSAGNDRLLLTSNLCTAWWALSHAVGQHVKLGRVPYRRPMAAQGRRPA, translated from the coding sequence ATGCGCACCGGTTCGGCGCGCCGCGGCCGGGTGGGCGTGATCGTCGCGCCCGCGAACCCGTCGGCGGAGCCAGAGCTGACCCGCCTGCTCGGGTCGCGGGCCGACATGCATGTCGCCCGCCTTCCCGTACGGCGCAGGCTGCCCCTGGCCGAACGGCTGGAGGGTTACAACGACGACCTGCCCCTCATGGTCTCCGCGTTCGACGGCCTGCCGCTCAGCGCCATGGTCATGGCCTGCAGCGAACCTCGCTACCTGCTCGGCCCCGACGCGGACCGCGATCAGTGCGCCGAGCTGAGCGCCATGGCCGGGGTGCCGTTCGCCTCGGCCACGCTGGCCACGCGTGAGGCGCTGGATCACGTCGTGGTGGGCGACATCGTGCTGGTGTCGCCGTACCAGCCGTGGCTGACCGAGCTGGCCGAGCGGTTCTGGAAGTCCGCCGGCCTGAACGTCACCCGGGTGGTCCAGGTACGGGCCAAGGACGGCTACTCCTCGTACGCGGTCACCCCGGCCGAGCTGATCAACCAGGTCGAGCTGGCCGAGGTGCCGGGGGACGCGGTGCTGCTGTTCACCGGCACCGGCATGGCCACGCTGCCCGTGCTCGGCCCGCTCAGCGCCGGCAACGACCGGCTGCTGCTCACCTCCAACCTCTGCACGGCCTGGTGGGCCCTGTCCCACGCCGTCGGGCAGCACGTGAAGCTCGGCCGCGTGCCTTACCGCCGCCCGATGGCGGCGCAAGGGAGGCGGCCGGCATGA
- a CDS encoding Scr1 family TA system antitoxin-like transcriptional regulator, producing the protein MANFAERLDLALTKRGFTGAQVASALTEAGIPITRAYVSQLRTGKQTNPTLQVLRALASCLQVSVGWLVGDDHLESGAVEDLQLRAATIGLSASGLSESSLAVLRGVVELARKAEGLPDEPEPTPDIPDAATPLSGPQRRALGRRLHGLRLSAQLSEEQVETAIGKGAAAIPAVEEGRIAPAPITVERLLTLYGIASPPIREYVLSLARGEREAAWYDAQSIPVWLATTYALEQRATLIRTFHTQFVPPLLQTEDYARAAITAAGPATLGQPTVEEALALVLARQEAVARDTGVVVWAVIDESVLMRSIVGGHVQLRQLEVLLEHAKRPNVSLHVVPMEDPAYVPRTGPFTLWRFAEAFEPDIACRHGIEGDELVTDTGAVEAYHQAFTRLSVTTTTREETVEVLNCHRERLSRSLGK; encoded by the coding sequence GTGGCGAACTTCGCCGAGCGGCTCGATCTCGCGCTGACCAAGCGCGGCTTCACCGGCGCGCAGGTCGCCTCCGCCCTGACGGAGGCAGGCATCCCCATCACCCGTGCCTACGTCAGCCAGTTGCGCACCGGCAAGCAGACCAACCCGACGCTCCAAGTGCTCCGCGCGCTGGCCTCCTGCCTGCAGGTGAGCGTCGGCTGGCTGGTCGGCGACGACCACCTGGAGTCGGGCGCCGTTGAGGACCTGCAGCTGCGGGCGGCGACCATCGGATTGTCCGCCTCCGGCCTGTCGGAGAGCTCCCTGGCCGTCCTGCGCGGTGTGGTCGAGCTCGCCCGCAAGGCCGAGGGCCTTCCCGACGAGCCCGAGCCCACCCCCGACATCCCCGACGCCGCCACGCCGCTGAGCGGGCCGCAGCGCCGGGCGCTCGGCCGTCGGCTGCACGGCCTGCGCCTGTCCGCGCAGCTGTCGGAGGAGCAGGTCGAGACCGCGATCGGCAAGGGCGCGGCGGCCATCCCCGCCGTCGAGGAAGGCCGCATCGCCCCCGCGCCGATCACCGTGGAGCGCCTGCTCACCCTCTATGGCATCGCCTCGCCGCCCATCCGCGAATACGTGTTGTCGCTGGCCAGGGGCGAACGCGAGGCCGCCTGGTACGATGCGCAGTCCATCCCGGTGTGGCTGGCCACCACCTACGCGCTGGAGCAGCGGGCCACGCTCATCCGCACCTTCCACACCCAGTTCGTCCCTCCGCTGCTGCAGACCGAGGACTACGCCAGGGCCGCGATCACAGCGGCCGGACCCGCGACTTTGGGACAGCCGACGGTCGAGGAGGCGCTGGCCCTCGTGCTGGCCCGGCAGGAGGCCGTGGCCAGGGACACCGGAGTCGTGGTGTGGGCGGTGATCGACGAGAGCGTGCTGATGCGCTCGATCGTCGGCGGGCACGTGCAGCTACGGCAGCTGGAGGTGTTGCTGGAGCACGCCAAGCGGCCCAACGTCTCGCTGCACGTGGTGCCGATGGAAGACCCGGCCTACGTGCCGCGCACCGGCCCGTTCACGCTCTGGCGCTTCGCCGAGGCGTTCGAGCCCGACATCGCGTGCAGGCACGGCATCGAGGGCGACGAGCTGGTCACCGACACCGGCGCGGTGGAGGCCTACCATCAGGCGTTCACGAGATTGTCGGTGACGACGACCACCCGCGAGGAGACCGTCGAGGTCTTGAATTGCCACCGCGAAAGGCTCTCGCGTTCACTCGGAAAGTGA
- a CDS encoding SAM-dependent methyltransferase has protein sequence MRQRAIRNLAKLEMTQASVTRILDAAAGGKNNFVADREVMRRYDQAAPITTTAARAVLQYLCRVVRHLATEGVDQFVIVGSGVPSGLPAGGQLHDVARDALGASVPRVVPRVVYVESDPMVLAGARATIEPVTDLVRVVEGDVREIDDVLDDRVVQTFLEWDRPMAVLLLSAHSLNDDEYFHYVIKRIRQAVPEGSYLSLLQTTFDAIPPELLPAIHDLLAMTLPGQAIRTREEVEALLEGLVLVDPGLVWVPEWQPNGHDTACLEDPGSSGNYGAVACIP, from the coding sequence ATGCGTCAGCGTGCCATCCGAAACCTGGCGAAGCTGGAGATGACCCAAGCAAGTGTCACCCGGATTCTCGACGCCGCGGCGGGTGGAAAGAACAACTTCGTAGCGGACAGAGAGGTGATGCGCCGCTACGATCAGGCCGCCCCCATCACGACGACGGCCGCACGGGCCGTGCTCCAATATCTCTGCCGTGTGGTCCGTCACCTGGCGACCGAGGGTGTGGATCAGTTCGTGATCGTCGGCAGTGGCGTCCCCAGCGGCCTGCCCGCGGGCGGGCAACTGCATGACGTGGCCCGTGACGCCCTGGGCGCCTCCGTGCCCCGGGTGGTCCCGCGAGTCGTTTACGTGGAGAGCGACCCCATGGTGCTGGCCGGGGCGCGGGCGACCATCGAGCCCGTCACCGACCTCGTACGCGTCGTAGAGGGCGACGTGCGCGAGATCGACGACGTTCTCGACGACAGGGTCGTCCAGACGTTCCTGGAGTGGGACCGGCCCATGGCGGTGCTGCTGCTGTCGGCCCACAGCCTCAACGACGACGAGTATTTCCATTACGTGATCAAGCGGATCAGGCAGGCGGTGCCGGAAGGAAGCTACCTGTCATTACTGCAGACCACGTTCGACGCCATTCCCCCGGAGTTGTTGCCGGCCATTCACGACCTGCTGGCGATGACGCTGCCCGGGCAGGCGATTCGCACCCGGGAGGAGGTTGAGGCGTTGCTCGAGGGTCTGGTGCTGGTGGATCCGGGATTGGTGTGGGTCCCGGAATGGCAGCCGAACGGCCACGACACCGCATGCCTTGAAGATCCGGGCTCGTCCGGCAATTACGGCGCCGTGGCCTGTATTCCGTGA
- a CDS encoding DUF4253 domain-containing protein, translated as MNDHRLPRELCQLFPDGGRDRVLPAALPAGDVVWPDPGYARQGEAPRPAFWMSAEPVGGADWARLREWHPHSGLWPVLLDESAQPWAVGQVVPDDPRQIDHFTAEGFMTEVWQEWVARMPQDALAELEPYGAICPGLAPPGVPKADPAAVSDWYAGELAARGMPLGLVAAARGADALAVMGWQGALHHNEWMVPMAAVVRSWEDRFGARVVCVGFNTLEMSVAAPPVDLEHALHVAAEHWAFCPDNVVQGPGDLQGYAEQIIGGHAWSFWWD; from the coding sequence ATGAACGATCACCGGCTGCCACGTGAGCTGTGCCAGCTGTTCCCCGACGGCGGCAGGGACCGCGTCCTGCCCGCCGCCCTGCCCGCGGGCGACGTGGTCTGGCCCGATCCCGGGTACGCGCGGCAGGGCGAGGCGCCCAGGCCGGCGTTCTGGATGAGCGCTGAGCCGGTCGGCGGCGCCGACTGGGCACGCCTGCGGGAGTGGCATCCGCACAGCGGGTTGTGGCCGGTGCTGCTGGACGAGTCGGCGCAGCCCTGGGCGGTCGGGCAGGTCGTGCCGGACGATCCACGCCAGATCGACCACTTCACCGCCGAGGGTTTCATGACCGAGGTGTGGCAGGAGTGGGTGGCGCGGATGCCGCAGGACGCGCTGGCCGAACTGGAGCCGTACGGCGCGATCTGCCCGGGCCTCGCGCCACCCGGCGTGCCGAAGGCCGACCCTGCGGCGGTCTCCGACTGGTACGCGGGCGAGCTGGCCGCCAGAGGCATGCCGCTCGGCCTGGTCGCGGCCGCCAGGGGCGCCGACGCGCTGGCGGTCATGGGCTGGCAGGGCGCGCTGCACCACAACGAGTGGATGGTGCCGATGGCCGCCGTGGTGCGCAGCTGGGAGGACAGGTTCGGGGCGCGCGTGGTGTGCGTCGGGTTCAACACACTGGAAATGAGCGTGGCCGCGCCGCCGGTCGACCTCGAGCACGCGTTACACGTGGCGGCCGAGCACTGGGCGTTCTGCCCCGACAACGTCGTCCAGGGACCCGGCGATCTCCAAGGCTACGCCGAGCAGATCATCGGCGGACACGCCTGGTCCTTCTGGTGGGACTGA
- a CDS encoding HAD family hydrolase: MIPFAAVLTDLDGVLRHFDHAVQADIEARYGLPLMKTAFDPELILPPTLGQATEAQWAEAIVAALGGDDRARQAVAEFMEVPFWVDEQVKELLARAQQHVPVIIVTNAMDTVEEHLDRLGLTYFADDLVSSARVGVAKPDRRIYEIAAERAGVAAERCLFVDDRLPNVEAARALGMTGVHYRTIQDLAAVLG; this comes from the coding sequence GTGATCCCCTTTGCCGCGGTTCTGACTGACCTCGATGGCGTGCTGCGCCACTTCGACCACGCCGTCCAGGCCGACATCGAGGCTCGCTACGGACTGCCTCTCATGAAAACCGCTTTCGACCCCGAGCTGATCCTGCCTCCCACCCTCGGCCAGGCCACCGAGGCGCAGTGGGCGGAGGCGATCGTCGCCGCCCTCGGCGGGGACGATCGCGCACGTCAGGCCGTCGCCGAGTTCATGGAGGTGCCGTTCTGGGTGGACGAGCAGGTCAAGGAACTGCTGGCCAGGGCCCAGCAGCACGTGCCCGTGATCATCGTGACGAACGCCATGGACACGGTGGAGGAGCACCTCGACCGGCTGGGGCTCACCTACTTCGCCGACGACCTGGTCAGCAGCGCCAGGGTCGGCGTGGCCAAGCCGGACCGGCGGATCTACGAGATCGCCGCGGAGCGCGCCGGGGTTGCGGCCGAGCGCTGCCTGTTCGTCGACGACCGGCTCCCGAACGTGGAGGCGGCCAGGGCGCTCGGCATGACCGGCGTCCACTACCGGACGATTCAGGACCTGGCGGCGGTGCTGGGCTGA